In Spirochaetota bacterium, a genomic segment contains:
- a CDS encoding MmgE/PrpD family protein → MNTTEKLADFVVNTKFDDIPAQGIRTAKNAMMDCTGCAFVGAKQEIGRIITDYVVDMGALPISTVIGPKLKTSPEMAAFANGIMAHAEDFDDICVAVLGHPSVPLFPAILSLGEMLKASGRELIEAYVIGLEVAARIGIVLNGDHYARGWHGTSTTGTIGAAAASARLLKLDARRVRTAMGMAASQTAGLRQNFGTMTKPFHAGNAARSGVTSAMLAKRGFTADQDILEAPLGFFQVYRGNGFPPLESIVENLGKTFEIVKTGIAFKLYSSCAETHSAIEIMLNMVQEHNLKQEDIKEIVCSFNNMMNSVMLHHNPQTGLEAKFSVEYCIARALRDGKLMLDDFTDSRVNEQEIKNIIDRIVINIDDEIPFFATKIDVESTNGTKLSKRIELPRGYPNNPLSQVEMVEKYRGCASLLLSKDNIDKSVSMFDNLEDVKDISELMKIIC, encoded by the coding sequence ATGAATACTACTGAGAAATTAGCAGATTTTGTTGTAAACACAAAATTTGATGATATACCAGCACAGGGAATAAGGACTGCCAAAAATGCAATGATGGATTGTACAGGATGCGCTTTTGTTGGAGCAAAACAGGAGATAGGAAGGATTATTACAGATTATGTTGTGGATATGGGAGCTTTGCCTATTTCCACTGTGATTGGCCCAAAACTTAAAACTAGCCCAGAGATGGCTGCATTTGCTAATGGAATAATGGCACATGCTGAAGATTTTGACGACATCTGTGTTGCTGTACTTGGCCATCCTAGTGTGCCGCTATTTCCTGCTATCCTTTCATTGGGTGAAATGCTGAAAGCATCAGGTCGGGAGCTTATCGAGGCCTATGTTATTGGGCTTGAGGTTGCAGCGAGAATAGGCATTGTTCTGAATGGCGATCATTATGCTAGGGGATGGCACGGCACATCAACAACCGGAACAATTGGAGCCGCAGCTGCGAGCGCAAGGCTGTTGAAATTAGATGCCAGAAGAGTAAGAACTGCGATGGGGATGGCTGCTTCTCAGACCGCTGGATTGAGACAAAACTTTGGTACCATGACAAAACCATTCCATGCGGGCAATGCCGCAAGGAGTGGCGTAACCTCAGCAATGCTGGCTAAAAGGGGTTTCACTGCTGACCAGGATATACTTGAAGCCCCATTAGGGTTCTTTCAGGTATATCGAGGTAATGGCTTTCCGCCACTGGAAAGCATTGTGGAAAATCTTGGCAAGACCTTTGAAATTGTAAAAACAGGCATCGCATTTAAGCTATACTCCAGTTGTGCAGAGACCCATTCAGCAATTGAGATTATGCTCAATATGGTTCAAGAACATAATCTTAAACAAGAGGATATAAAAGAGATAGTATGTTCCTTCAATAATATGATGAATTCTGTAATGCTTCATCATAATCCCCAAACAGGCCTGGAGGCTAAATTTAGCGTTGAATATTGCATTGCCAGGGCATTGAGGGATGGCAAGCTTATGCTTGATGACTTTACGGATTCACGAGTTAATGAACAAGAGATAAAAAATATCATTGATAGGATTGTTATCAATATTGATGATGAAATACCATTCTTTGCTACTAAAATTGATGTAGAATCAACCAATGGGACGAAGCTGTCTAAACGCATAGAACTCCCCAGGGGATACCCCAATAATCCGCTCTCTCAAGTAGAGATGGTGGAGAAATATAGAGGGTGTGCCAGTCTTCTCCTGTCCAAGGATAACATAGATAAGAGTGTATCAATGTTCGATAACCTGGAGGATGTGAAGGATATTTCAGAGTTAATGAAAATTATATGCTAA
- a CDS encoding enoyl-CoA hydratase/isomerase family protein gives MIKIPELKNLICNQQGSVLNVTLNRPEKLNAFDMDMFEGLRQVAEIVSNERDIRMVVFKGAGRAFSCGADLSGVMSRQNHAEIPVDANNDDDVIAQGMKNIQGVFDRVENIPKPTIASINGHAVGAGLQLALACDFRIASKGAKLGLTDVKIGIIPGLGGTTRLPLLIGLARAKEIIMTGDLISSQEAVNIGLVNQVVEGNDLDKAVQELTEKLISRAPLALAAAKDLLNTGASLDRVAKIQSNLIRSSDAIEGMTAFLEKRTPNFSGC, from the coding sequence ATGATTAAGATACCCGAACTTAAAAATCTTATCTGTAATCAGCAGGGATCAGTCTTAAATGTTACTCTCAACAGGCCTGAAAAACTTAACGCCTTTGATATGGATATGTTTGAAGGCTTGAGACAGGTAGCAGAGATCGTTTCGAACGAGCGGGATATACGTATGGTCGTCTTTAAGGGGGCTGGGCGGGCTTTCTCCTGTGGCGCCGATCTTTCAGGTGTAATGAGCAGACAAAATCATGCTGAAATCCCTGTTGATGCTAATAACGACGATGATGTAATCGCCCAGGGCATGAAAAATATTCAGGGCGTGTTCGATAGGGTCGAGAATATTCCAAAACCCACGATTGCCTCAATCAATGGTCATGCCGTTGGTGCAGGACTGCAATTGGCCCTTGCTTGTGACTTTCGCATTGCATCAAAAGGGGCGAAGCTTGGATTGACGGATGTAAAAATTGGTATAATTCCAGGCCTAGGCGGAACCACCAGACTCCCCCTTCTCATAGGCCTTGCAAGGGCAAAGGAAATAATTATGACAGGAGATCTCATCAGTTCTCAGGAAGCTGTAAATATCGGTCTGGTCAATCAGGTTGTTGAAGGAAATGATCTTGATAAGGCAGTGCAAGAACTAACGGAGAAGCTTATCAGTCGAGCGCCGCTTGCTTTAGCCGCTGCTAAGGATCTTCTCAATACAGGTGCATCGCTTGATAGGGTGGCAAAGATACAGTCCAATCTTATAAGATCATCCGATGCAATAGAAGGGATGACCGCTTTCCTCGAAAAACGGACACCTAATTTCAGCGGTTGCTGA
- a CDS encoding alpha/beta hydrolase — MLIETNGVETNYELTGNGACLVLIHGFSDNLNMWYHQVPALAENYRVLTYDVRGFGKTKTEAASYSMDIFADDLYELLMALNIKSVCVLGYSMGGRIGLKFTLKHPELTRGLIFANSVVGGSRTAEMEDRAKLMMDILEKGDNKAISEMMAVGSFSPDYKERKPSEFKKYMEIKMQNDPSSYPAVMQAMFSEFEATPDLSQLKCPVLIIAGENDAFMEVSIAESMKRDINDSELKILPTGHAAAIEAPDLFNGLVFEFVERL, encoded by the coding sequence ATGCTAATTGAGACAAATGGAGTAGAGACAAACTATGAATTAACTGGAAATGGCGCTTGTTTGGTGCTGATTCATGGCTTCAGTGACAATCTGAATATGTGGTATCATCAAGTACCGGCGCTTGCAGAAAATTACAGGGTTCTTACCTATGATGTCAGAGGCTTTGGGAAGACAAAAACAGAAGCCGCTTCCTATTCAATGGATATATTTGCTGATGACCTCTATGAATTGCTTATGGCCCTTAATATTAAATCTGTCTGTGTGCTTGGATATTCTATGGGAGGACGGATAGGTCTGAAATTTACACTTAAGCATCCTGAATTGACCAGAGGATTAATATTTGCCAATAGTGTTGTGGGAGGATCAAGAACAGCGGAAATGGAAGATAGAGCAAAATTAATGATGGATATTCTCGAGAAGGGCGATAACAAAGCTATTTCTGAGATGATGGCTGTTGGCTCTTTTTCTCCTGATTATAAAGAGAGAAAACCATCAGAATTCAAGAAGTACATGGAAATTAAGATGCAGAATGATCCATCCTCATATCCAGCAGTTATGCAGGCGATGTTCTCAGAATTTGAGGCTACGCCTGATTTAAGTCAGTTAAAATGCCCGGTGTTGATCATTGCCGGAGAGAATGATGCATTTATGGAAGTGAGCATTGCTGAATCTATGAAAAGGGATATAAATGACTCTGAACTTAAGATACTGCCTACAGGTCATGCCGCTGCTATTGAGGCGCCGGATCTATTTAATGGGTTGGTTTTTGAGTTTGTGGAAAGGCTATAG
- a CDS encoding SDR family oxidoreductase gives MVHIAGKRILITGAGSGLGRAMAIEFAKEGCRIAVADINQDRAKKTVELVNKKGGEGFEIICDVKRATGFDRIAKILKKEWGGIDILVNNAAVAAAGYMEKIGVKDWDWIINENLKSVIYGCRTFIPVLAEQGEGYIVNIASSAGIVSLPEMSSYNVCKAGVISLSETLRVELAKKNIGVTVVAPTFFKSNLMDQFICTDEGQRKFFEACMEKASVTPERIAQHVVKSIKKKRMYVITQLDGKFAWRFKRYLPELYFKILSYVYCRDYLYKIFDIKAKQ, from the coding sequence ATGGTTCATATTGCTGGCAAAAGAATCCTAATAACAGGAGCTGGTAGTGGTTTGGGAAGAGCAATGGCAATCGAATTCGCAAAGGAGGGATGTAGAATTGCTGTAGCTGACATAAATCAGGATAGGGCAAAAAAGACAGTGGAGCTTGTCAACAAGAAGGGGGGAGAAGGTTTTGAAATAATCTGTGATGTAAAAAGAGCCACAGGGTTTGACAGAATTGCGAAAATTCTCAAAAAAGAATGGGGTGGCATTGATATCTTAGTTAATAATGCAGCCGTAGCTGCCGCCGGTTATATGGAGAAAATTGGAGTAAAAGATTGGGATTGGATTATAAACGAAAACCTCAAGAGTGTAATATATGGATGTAGAACCTTTATTCCAGTGCTTGCAGAACAGGGGGAAGGTTATATTGTTAATATCGCATCAAGTGCAGGCATTGTTTCATTACCTGAGATGAGCAGTTATAATGTTTGCAAGGCGGGTGTCATCTCCCTGTCTGAGACTCTTCGTGTTGAACTTGCAAAGAAGAATATTGGCGTTACTGTGGTGGCTCCAACCTTTTTTAAAAGCAATCTAATGGATCAGTTTATCTGTACTGATGAAGGACAACGAAAGTTTTTTGAAGCATGTATGGAGAAGGCCTCAGTCACTCCTGAGAGGATTGCACAGCATGTAGTGAAATCCATAAAGAAAAAGCGCATGTATGTGATTACTCAATTGGATGGGAAGTTCGCATGGAGATTTAAACGTTATCTTCCTGAATTATATTTTAAGATTTTATCATACGTATATTGTAGGGATTATTTATACAAAATATTCGACATCAAAGCCAAGCAATAA
- a CDS encoding SDR family oxidoreductase, translating to MGILDGKVAIVTGAGRGIGRGIALLAAKEGAKVIVNDFGGHFDGSGGAKSPADEVVDEIKKNGGEAAPNYESVSDFEGAKRIIQTAVDNYGQLNILINNAGILRDRMVFKMSEEEFDAVFAVHAKGTWNCMRHASAYWRDQHKAGNILNPRIVSMTSDAGLLGNPGQTNYGGAKAAIAAMAVICAGELSRYGVTSNAIAPMARTRLTVDATPQTAEMLGKPVPEGEFDFQHPDNVAPMAIYLASDDAKDVTGRVFRVGGDKVWLFQGWHTVGSISKGKARWEPKELGPKVGEMVKKAPPPEDLTSVFSEILG from the coding sequence ATGGGTATATTGGATGGCAAGGTGGCAATAGTTACTGGTGCTGGTCGTGGTATTGGCCGTGGTATAGCTTTGCTCGCAGCCAAAGAAGGAGCAAAGGTAATAGTTAATGACTTTGGCGGACATTTTGATGGATCAGGTGGAGCAAAGAGTCCTGCGGATGAGGTAGTAGATGAGATAAAGAAGAATGGCGGAGAAGCAGCGCCAAATTATGAGAGTGTGTCAGATTTTGAAGGGGCTAAGCGCATTATTCAGACTGCAGTGGATAATTACGGTCAATTGAATATTTTGATTAATAATGCAGGCATCTTAAGGGATAGGATGGTGTTTAAGATGTCAGAAGAGGAGTTTGATGCAGTATTTGCTGTGCATGCCAAAGGAACATGGAACTGTATGAGACATGCCAGCGCCTATTGGAGGGATCAGCATAAGGCAGGCAATATCCTTAATCCGAGAATAGTGAGTATGACATCAGATGCCGGCTTATTGGGAAATCCTGGACAAACCAACTATGGTGGAGCAAAGGCAGCAATAGCGGCAATGGCTGTTATATGTGCTGGGGAACTGTCAAGATATGGTGTTACAAGCAACGCGATCGCTCCTATGGCAAGGACAAGATTAACTGTTGATGCTACACCACAAACCGCGGAAATGTTGGGGAAGCCGGTTCCAGAAGGAGAGTTTGACTTTCAGCATCCAGACAACGTTGCTCCAATGGCAATTTATTTGGCTAGCGATGATGCTAAAGATGTAACGGGACGTGTATTTAGGGTAGGTGGAGATAAGGTATGGTTATTTCAGGGATGGCATACAGTTGGCAGCATCTCGAAGGGAAAAGCTAGATGGGAGCCAAAGGAGCTTGGCCCTAAGGTTGGAGAAATGGTCAAAAAAGCCCCGCCGCCAGAGGACTTAACTTCTGTGTTTTCTGAAATTTTAGGTTAA
- a CDS encoding desulfoferrodoxin family protein has translation MRKRKYIISFMYVLLILFLPQCGEMSNNEGVDEGDISNNLSKEPKYYTSGNEGRWESQADSHTPIITFNNNDKNTIEVCIPFLPRKNPRHFIEVIALMQGEKQIASKKIPFSLSRAKATFTLPDPDRADYWIVAKCNLHDMWKAPVKRK, from the coding sequence ATGAGAAAGAGAAAATATATTATATCCTTCATGTATGTTTTATTGATTCTTTTTCTTCCACAATGTGGCGAGATGAGCAACAACGAGGGTGTTGATGAAGGAGATATATCCAACAACCTCTCAAAGGAGCCCAAATATTATACTTCCGGGAATGAGGGCCGGTGGGAGTCACAAGCTGATTCCCATACTCCAATTATTACATTTAATAACAATGATAAAAATACTATTGAGGTTTGCATTCCATTTCTTCCCAGGAAAAATCCCCGTCATTTTATTGAGGTGATCGCTCTTATGCAGGGGGAAAAACAGATCGCTTCGAAAAAAATTCCATTCTCTTTATCAAGAGCAAAAGCCACATTTACATTACCCGACCCAGATAGAGCTGATTATTGGATTGTTGCTAAATGCAATCTTCATGATATGTGGAAAGCTCCGGTTAAAAGAAAATGA
- a CDS encoding Ig-like domain-containing protein, which produces MNGFQKSILNIILIILSLVLVHCNGDVFNSYIDERDKYKRINSDIIQPTVEITSSVSRSPINLSPFIVTIVFSEAVIGFEADDIKVDNGATDNFTSISPSQYTLEITPESDGPVTIDVDESVAHDLMGNGNKAGERYVIIYDGTRPTATIGSVESGPINSSFIIAVSFSEGVYGFELNDIVVDNGVVDNLISLSESQYTAEITPAGEGSVMVSVAAAVAHDLAGNGNEKAKDSSEGDDSESPFIIIYDSIPPTVAISTSQSDPTNSSFPVTIDFSEDVLGFEINDFVIGNGTASNLTVFSERQFTAMITPIVDGAVTIDLPAGKAQDDAGNLNIASNQFAITYNSTMPTVTISSPELNPTNTSPFTIMIEFTEDVSDFDISDIVVGNGISNNFNSLSQSQYSADITPSSDGVVTVDVASGAAHDIAGNPNAEALQFSINYDATSPIVDAGVDQTTNTASNQDASTDGTGSGIAGFTWSKESGLGNIIFSDANAEDTMINADADGDYVIRLTAMDAAGNSAYDDINFTWDTADPAVDAGVDQITNAPMMQNASTDGTGSGIASFAWTKENGPGNIVFGDPAMEDTIISADMDGDYTIRLTVMDAAGNSAYDDINFTWDATAPSIAAITSTTLNGAYGIGQNINITVTMNEIVTLTDGVMNILLDTSDMISITSSGFPTDTFTGIYSVGLGDESSDLDSIAIALDATAVLRDDAGNDANLSLSGKETIANGSDLIIDGVLPFVTESLTMDTDNNGKIDYYKLTFSETIIDSSFPGYIANNAGDNQSDWFILGHDNVILSHGTSAPESDIANDNVLYIKFDELEGSDIYDTGDKPDISSSSSPQLIDAVGNEIAQINTIDIAESDGASPIITSASGVTGTDVLSINFSEPVDADGSAGGICDETFETLDFLYDNNSGDDASFICGILDSNGCDSIISVILDTNLTNNDIYVDRISAAVDSIYDIEDNPVASYNQVELSGAISPYVLSVFATGDTKLRIIYSEPVNTTQALEVGNYTLSEENDPFGCADINLIDVTQKDADGAVYELTTDAPQCPEVTYKLEVDEDIMDQDDGVLIINPKFGTFLGNEQLKMVAGTCLTLKSMAVIFNKPVMSGFGADSGENIANYKFKGPNDLGDIDTAVRGGIGKENEVTISNINGEDQNGVSYLVIGANGIDGDGFDNGSNVITTTGISPTETLQSAPNDRVFWTGCGDSVDSFDEGPISCDPLGDGSDFGYVTSYEDKVYIGPNKNGNGAVRFEPDGTNPVNISFEFSQDTDGSDVHSNDSSVSGSAPPYVTIGHSGCIENSSDKTDGCGPDNEDGRGVFISTVMDSSEIMLFGGARTPERYGENPYFDYYYYTMDTDTNLNFSYVDLGDITGTVTAGLQSAVIMDSRTYIGLAKRNDTGTTNAPDFGRVSFNSDDATYCATPDNCDATNGDKGERIFINGMDFFGGNIDLMHANYGYYIGVDSMFIFNDHIYLANGGHNFTNRDGGIIRSNSSNPMPCTYIDNGYADCPSDWVEITPRERLEVTFDPNTELYMSNSDDKIYIYDINDNAIENPFRSGTQYWFAQDDLAGETITVPGNVVKIRLDDNGGIFATRAWGYAVTQVKAITSTGFEIDSSPGLESPHDYPKNYNTTLSYTFNYTSVLPVWNNGNSRFSVELPKIYDLIAGDRAFAQWAEYNGRLYVTRTTCTTSGTDTRDEDVHIIPGCNDGTDDNREAQLWKCDPTAGGDVYPENETCESDDWELIDGLSSIMDGITNLGDNENRTLSMVVANGSYLYIGYDNPIDGIQVYRTNVANPTTEDDFERVGTNGLGNPADMKNIFSAISIQQGADYFIYICAGKSGTPVAVYRQKNN; this is translated from the coding sequence ATGAACGGATTTCAAAAAAGTATATTAAACATTATCCTTATCATATTATCCCTTGTTCTTGTGCATTGTAACGGTGATGTGTTCAATAGCTATATTGATGAGAGGGATAAATATAAAAGAATTAATTCGGATATCATTCAACCAACTGTGGAGATAACATCATCTGTATCTCGTAGCCCCATTAATTTATCCCCCTTTATTGTGACAATTGTTTTTAGCGAGGCTGTCATAGGATTTGAAGCAGATGATATTAAAGTTGATAATGGCGCAACTGATAATTTCACTTCAATTTCACCAAGCCAATACACACTAGAGATAACGCCTGAAAGCGATGGTCCTGTGACAATTGATGTAGATGAGTCTGTTGCACATGACCTGATGGGCAATGGCAATAAGGCCGGTGAACGGTATGTGATAATATATGACGGCACAAGACCAACAGCAACAATAGGATCAGTAGAATCAGGGCCAATTAACAGCTCATTTATAATAGCTGTTAGTTTTAGCGAAGGCGTTTATGGCTTTGAACTGAATGATATAGTAGTTGATAATGGCGTGGTTGATAATTTAATATCCTTATCCGAAAGTCAGTACACAGCGGAGATAACGCCGGCGGGTGAGGGATCTGTTATGGTTAGCGTTGCTGCAGCCGTGGCTCATGATTTAGCTGGAAATGGCAATGAGAAAGCCAAGGACTCATCTGAAGGTGATGACTCAGAATCGCCCTTCATAATCATATATGACAGCATACCGCCGACGGTAGCAATTTCCACATCTCAATCAGATCCAACTAACAGCTCATTCCCTGTAACAATCGACTTTAGTGAGGATGTATTAGGATTTGAAATTAATGACTTTGTCATTGGCAATGGAACTGCAAGTAATCTTACTGTGTTTTCTGAAAGACAGTTTACAGCTATGATAACACCAATTGTAGATGGAGCTGTCACAATTGATCTGCCGGCAGGCAAGGCGCAAGATGATGCCGGAAATCTGAACATAGCCTCAAATCAGTTTGCGATCACATATAACAGCACAATGCCGACAGTGACAATATCATCACCTGAGTTAAATCCAACCAACACATCGCCATTTACGATAATGATTGAGTTTACTGAAGATGTCAGTGATTTTGACATTAGCGATATTGTAGTTGGCAATGGCATATCCAATAATTTTAATTCTTTATCTCAGAGTCAATACTCAGCAGATATTACTCCAAGTAGTGATGGCGTTGTGACAGTTGACGTGGCTTCAGGCGCAGCGCATGATATTGCGGGAAATCCAAATGCTGAAGCATTACAGTTCAGCATCAATTATGATGCAACATCGCCAATAGTAGACGCAGGGGTTGATCAAACGACTAACACTGCGTCGAACCAGGATGCGAGCACAGACGGAACAGGAAGTGGTATAGCGGGTTTTACTTGGTCAAAGGAGAGCGGGCTAGGGAATATTATTTTTAGCGATGCTAATGCAGAGGATACAATGATTAACGCAGATGCGGATGGTGATTATGTCATTAGATTAACTGCGATGGATGCAGCCGGAAACAGCGCATATGATGACATCAACTTCACATGGGACACCGCTGATCCTGCGGTTGATGCTGGAGTTGATCAGATTACAAACGCACCGATGATGCAGAATGCGAGTACAGACGGAACCGGAAGCGGTATAGCGAGTTTTGCATGGACGAAGGAGAATGGTCCGGGAAATATTGTCTTTGGGGATCCTGCTATGGAAGATACGATAATTAGCGCAGATATGGATGGAGATTATACGATCAGATTAACTGTGATGGATGCAGCCGGAAACAGCGCATATGATGACATCAATTTCACGTGGGATGCAACAGCTCCAAGCATAGCAGCCATTACCTCCACAACATTGAATGGAGCCTATGGAATAGGACAAAATATCAATATAACTGTTACCATGAACGAGATTGTGACATTAACAGATGGTGTGATGAATATCCTTCTTGATACATCAGATATGATTTCAATTACTTCCAGCGGTTTTCCAACTGACACCTTTACAGGGATTTATTCTGTCGGATTAGGCGATGAGAGCAGTGATCTGGATTCAATAGCAATCGCACTTGATGCCACAGCCGTGCTTAGGGATGATGCCGGCAATGACGCCAATCTCTCCCTTTCTGGGAAGGAAACGATCGCGAATGGAAGTGATTTGATTATTGATGGAGTTTTACCTTTCGTCACTGAGTCCTTAACAATGGATACTGATAATAATGGAAAGATAGATTATTACAAACTCACATTTTCAGAAACGATAATAGACAGCTCCTTCCCTGGTTATATAGCAAACAACGCAGGTGACAATCAATCTGATTGGTTTATCCTTGGACATGACAATGTGATACTCTCTCATGGCACCTCAGCACCTGAAAGCGATATAGCGAACGACAATGTTTTATATATCAAATTCGATGAATTAGAGGGTTCAGATATATATGATACTGGCGACAAACCGGATATAAGCAGCAGCAGCTCACCCCAGCTCATTGATGCAGTTGGCAATGAGATTGCACAAATAAACACAATTGACATAGCTGAGTCTGATGGCGCCTCACCGATTATCACTTCAGCAAGCGGGGTGACAGGCACCGATGTTTTATCGATCAATTTCAGCGAGCCTGTAGATGCTGATGGCAGCGCTGGAGGGATTTGCGATGAGACTTTTGAAACATTGGACTTTCTCTATGATAACAACAGTGGTGACGATGCAAGCTTTATCTGCGGAATTCTCGATTCCAATGGATGCGATAGTATAATCTCAGTTATCTTAGACACAAATTTGACAAATAATGATATATATGTTGACCGAATCTCTGCTGCTGTAGATTCAATATATGATATCGAGGATAATCCAGTAGCCTCTTACAATCAAGTAGAATTATCAGGGGCAATTTCTCCTTATGTCCTCAGTGTTTTTGCTACCGGTGACACGAAGTTGCGAATAATTTATTCCGAGCCAGTAAACACAACTCAAGCTTTAGAGGTCGGGAATTACACCCTAAGCGAGGAGAATGATCCCTTTGGATGCGCGGATATCAATCTCATTGATGTTACCCAAAAGGATGCAGATGGCGCTGTGTATGAATTGACGACCGATGCTCCACAATGCCCTGAGGTGACCTACAAATTGGAGGTTGATGAGGATATCATGGATCAGGATGATGGGGTGCTCATAATAAATCCCAAGTTTGGAACATTTCTTGGCAATGAGCAGCTCAAGATGGTAGCTGGCACCTGTCTCACATTGAAGTCAATGGCTGTAATATTTAACAAGCCTGTAATGAGCGGATTCGGTGCGGACAGTGGTGAAAATATTGCAAACTATAAATTTAAGGGTCCTAATGATTTAGGCGATATCGACACCGCTGTGAGGGGTGGCATCGGCAAAGAGAATGAAGTGACTATCTCAAACATAAATGGAGAGGATCAGAATGGAGTGAGTTATCTTGTTATTGGAGCAAACGGGATAGATGGAGATGGTTTTGATAATGGCTCTAATGTTATTACAACCACTGGCATCTCCCCAACTGAGACCTTGCAATCAGCTCCTAATGATAGGGTCTTCTGGACTGGATGCGGGGACTCTGTCGATTCCTTTGACGAAGGGCCAATCTCATGCGATCCCTTAGGCGATGGCAGCGATTTCGGATATGTGACCTCCTATGAAGACAAGGTATACATCGGCCCAAATAAGAATGGGAATGGGGCTGTCAGATTTGAGCCTGACGGCACAAATCCTGTAAATATTTCCTTCGAATTTTCTCAGGATACCGATGGATCGGATGTTCACAGCAATGACAGCAGCGTTAGTGGCTCTGCCCCTCCTTATGTTACCATAGGCCATTCAGGTTGCATTGAAAACAGCTCTGATAAAACCGATGGCTGCGGCCCGGACAATGAGGACGGCAGGGGCGTATTCATTTCCACAGTTATGGACTCCTCAGAGATAATGTTATTCGGCGGCGCAAGGACGCCTGAAAGATATGGAGAAAATCCCTATTTTGATTATTATTACTATACAATGGACACTGACACTAATCTGAATTTTAGTTATGTCGATTTAGGGGATATAACCGGTACTGTTACAGCAGGGCTTCAAAGCGCGGTAATAATGGATTCGAGAACATATATAGGTTTGGCAAAGCGCAATGATACAGGCACAACAAATGCCCCTGATTTTGGACGGGTTAGCTTTAATTCAGATGACGCAACATATTGTGCAACACCAGACAATTGTGATGCAACTAATGGTGATAAGGGTGAAAGAATTTTTATCAATGGAATGGATTTTTTCGGAGGCAACATAGATCTTATGCATGCTAACTATGGTTATTATATCGGTGTTGACTCTATGTTCATTTTTAATGACCATATCTATTTAGCCAATGGCGGACATAATTTTACTAATCGCGATGGCGGTATTATACGGTCCAATAGCAGCAATCCGATGCCATGCACATATATTGACAATGGATATGCAGACTGCCCATCTGATTGGGTAGAGATCACGCCAAGGGAGAGACTGGAGGTAACCTTTGATCCCAACACCGAGCTTTATATGTCTAACAGCGATGACAAGATCTATATCTATGATATAAACGATAATGCCATTGAGAATCCATTTAGAAGCGGCACGCAATATTGGTTTGCTCAGGATGATCTGGCAGGGGAAACGATTACAGTACCAGGTAATGTTGTCAAGATACGTTTGGATGATAATGGGGGTATCTTTGCTACACGAGCTTGGGGCTATGCAGTAACCCAAGTAAAAGCAATTACATCAACAGGCTTTGAGATAGATAGTTCACCAGGATTAGAATCACCGCACGATTATCCAAAGAATTATAACACTACCCTCTCTTATACCTTTAATTATACAAGCGTATTGCCTGTATGGAATAATGGCAATTCAAGGTTTTCTGTTGAATTGCCAAAGATTTACGATCTAATAGCGGGAGATCGCGCCTTTGCTCAATGGGCTGAATACAATGGCAGGCTCTATGTTACCAGAACAACATGCACAACATCTGGTACAGATACAAGAGATGAAGATGTGCATATCATTCCCGGGTGTAATGATGGAACCGATGATAACAGGGAAGCTCAGTTATGGAAATGCGACCCTACGGCTGGAGGAGATGTATATCCTGAAAACGAAACATGCGAATCTGACGATTGGGAATTGATTGACGGTTTAAGCAGCATAATGGATGGCATTACAAACCTCGGTGATAATGAAAACCGCACATTGTCAATGGTTGTTGCAAATGGCAGCTATCTCTACATCGGGTATGATAATCCGATTGATGGCATACAAGTTTATCGTACCAATGTGGCCAACCCCACAACTGAGGATGATTTTGAACGAGTAGGCACAAACGGCCTTGGCAATCCGGCTGATATGAAAAATATATTCTCGGCAATTTCCATCCAACAGGGCGCTGATTACTTTATCTATATCTGCGCTGGCAAAAGCGGGACTCCGGTGGCTGTTTATCGTCAAAAGAACAATTAG